Genomic segment of Amphibacillus xylanus NBRC 15112:
TTATTTTGCTTATTAGTCTGTTTATTTATCCGCTTGCAACAGCAACAGTATATTTAATAGTTAAAAAGATTAAAAATAGCCAAGATTATGAGCTCAAGGAAATTGTCCAACAATCATTTACGCGGTTTTGGCCATTATTAGGTAGTTATATTTTATTTGGTCTTATCACATTTTTTGTCTTTGTTATCCCTATAGGCATTGGAGTCGGACTAATTGTTTATAGCTTTACAGCAGGAAGTATTTTAGTAGGTTTATTAATGATTTTAGTATTATTAGGCGCGCTATTAGGATGCTTGCTATTAATTACTAGATGGAGTTTCTATTTACCGATTAGTTTATTTGATCGGGCACCTGGATTATCAGAGAGCTTTCAATTAACTAAAGGTCGCACTTGGATGACGTTCGGTCTTTATATTACATTATTTTTAATTACAACATTTATTAGCTCTGCGGTTGAGGTCCTATCAATCTTCTTAGGATTAAGTATTTTGTATTCATTAATTATTAGTATAGTCGGTGTTTTTACATCAATGATTTTTGCGGTGGGCACAGCAGTCATTTACTTTGATTTAAAGGTACGTCAGTCTGGTAATGATTTAAAACAAATGATCGATCAATATCAGTGAAAATAATTAATCCAGTAAGTTAGGTGGGAAATCAATGACTCAAGTTGAAACTTGGCATTCTACTCTGGAAAAAATATTGAATAGTAAAGAATATCAAGCTTATTATCAAGATAACCGAAATATTCTGCAGCGGATTTGGGACTATATTAAGGAATGGGTATTAGAGCTGATAAATAAATGGTTTGATGGCTTAACACCTTCTAGTTCAGTTGGTGACTTAATTGTTGCAGTTATATTAATTGTGCTGATGTTGGTCGTTGTATGTTTAGCAATCTATTTAATTAGAAATTTTCATAGAAGCAAGCAGTTGAAACGTCATCAACCATTAAAGGAAATCACAATAAACGGTGTCTCGATTTTGGAATATCAAAATTTACTTGAAGAAGCAGAATTAAAGCATAATTATCAAGCATCTGTTAGGTTTCAATTTTTAATTTTATTATATGAATTGGATCAGATGCAATGGTTAAAAGTAGAACGTTGGAAAACAAATTGGGACTATTATCAAGAGATTAAAAGTATGAGCAGAGAAAAAGCAGAACAATTTTATCAACTAGCTATTTACTTTGAAGCAACAACTTATGGTAATCGGCAAGTTGACAATGCGGCTTATGAGAAATATGTAAAGCAAGTTCAGGCTTTTAAACAGGAGGAATAAGATGATTAAGCAATTTATCAGCGAGAAAAAATCAATTTTATTATTCCTAAGTCTAATAGGTCTATTAATCATAGCAAGCTTTTATTTAGCAGAGCCAGCATTAGAAGAATATCCGGCGTATCGTGTAGATTCCCCTGCACCAGATGGTACAAAAGCGTTTTATCAATCTTTAGAAACGTTAAGTGTTCCAGTAGAGCGATTTACTAAACATCCAAATCAATTAAAAGTTGATGGCGATATCGCACTGTTTTTGTTTGGTCCGCCATTATTGATGGAACAACATTTGATTGATCACTATTTAAATTTTGTGGATCGTGGTGGTACAATTTTTATCGTGGCGGATCAACATACTGAACTCTTTCCGTTCAACATAGAGCCAGTGAGTTTATTAGATGAGTCAGGCTCGATTAATGTGGATGGTGAGCTTTATCAGGCTGAATTAAATTCGTGGATTAGGTTAAGCCCTAGCGCAGATGATCAGATTTTAATTACTGATGATTATGGTGTCATTGCGCTGAGTAAGTCATTTGGCTCAGGGGAAATCATTCAGATGATTGAACCTAGTTGGTTTACAAATGAATTGATTTTAGCCGAGGATCATTTAGAAATTATCGCAAGTGTATTAAGTGATAAAGATTTTGATCGGCTTTATTTTGAAACATATCATTACTTAACAGGTACTAAACTAACTGTTTTAGATATTACACCAGATCCCATTCTCTTGTTAGGTATGATTTTAATAACATTAGTAGTGATGTATTTATGGCTTAAAGGTAAGCGATTTGGACCTGCACTAAGTCTACGTGAACAAGAGGTTAGATTTGGAGATGAACGGATTCGAGCATTAGCTAATTGGCAAATTAAAGGGCGCAATTTCCATGAAGCACTCATGACTCAGGTAAATTTTTTAAAGTTGACGATTTTTGAACGAGTAGGTATACCGACTTCAACTGATATGAGCGATTATCAACAGGTTTTACAACGGTTATTAGTTGATTATACCGATAAATCAATCAAAGAATTTATTGACCAATTAGAGGCTGTACTTGATTCAGGTCATGTTAATAAACAGGAATTTCTAGAATGGACGAAACGAATTGACCAGATTCAAAGAAGGGTGGAAGCAAAATGAGAGCAGAATTAACTTCATTAATGGAGCAATATCAAGAGAGAATAATCGGACAAGATGAAAACTTAACCTACTTATTAACGGTTTTGTTAGCTGATGGTCATGTTTTAATTGAAGGTGTCCCGGGAACTGGTAAAACAAAGATGGTAAAAACGTTAGCAACATTAGTTGGTGGAAAATTTAATCGCATTCAGTTTACACCGGATTTATTACCGAGTGATATTACGGGTAGTAAAATTTTTAATATGAAAGAAAGTCAATTTGAAACATTAAAAGGACCTGTGTTCACAAATGTTTTACTCGCAGATGAAATTAACCGAACGCCAGCAAAGACACAGGCTGCACTTTTGGAAGCGATGGAGGAAAAGCAAGTCACCATTCAAGGTGAAACATTTTTATTACCAGATTTGTTTTTTGTTGCAGCGACTCAAAACCCAATTGAATATGAGGGAACTTATCCACTTCCAGAAGCACAGCAAGACCGATTTATGATGAAGCTAATCGTTGATTTCCCTAACCTAGAGGCAGAAACTCAAGTATTAACGAATGTGATAAATGAAGCAAAAACAGGACAGATGCCCGTTTCACTATTAACTGAAGCAAGTTTAAGTCAAGTTAAGAAAGATGTTAAGGGTGTAGAGATTAAGGATTCAGTCAAACAATATATAGTAGAAATCATCCGTAAAACGAGAGAACAGGAAGCTGTTCAATATGGTGCAAGTACACGTGCTGCTATTGCTATTGCGAAAACAGCACAAGCATGGGCTTATTTAGCTGGTCGAGACTATGTGACACCAGATGATGTAAAACAGGTTGTTCGTCCTTGCTTACGCCATCGAATTCTATTATCTCCTTATGCAGAAGTGGAGGGAACAGACGTTGACAATATCATTGCGTCAATTGTGGGCACGATTCCTGTTCCAAGATAGAGGCATTATTCCAACAAAACGATTAATCTATTTAATCTCAAGTTTAGGTCTTATTTTATTTGTGATTAGCTTTTTTCGGTTTAATTTAATTATTTTTGCTAGTGTCATAGTAAGTGTCCTACTTCTTAGTTTGTTAGATTTGTTATTTTCGCCAAATCGAAAACAACTTACGCTTGAAAGAAGTCTTCCCAAACAAGTCGAACGTCATCAAGAGGAGAGCTTGCGACTAATCATCACAAATAAAGGGGATAAACCAGCTCAGTTTATCTGGACAGATGATTTGCCGGAATCAATTTCAACAACCAGACCGACTTTGACGACAATTGAAGCAAATCAGACGTTAACAATCGATCAGCCAGTTCAAGCAAATCAAAGAGGCTTATTTCCGATTAAGAATGTCTATCTTCGTTATCAAAGTTTATTTGGCTTATGGCAAAAACAAAGAATGTTTGTAATAGAAAATACGATTAAAGTTATTCCTAATCTATCAGAATCTCGTGATTACTTATCTAGTGCGCAGAAATATTTGCTTCATGAAGGGTCAAAGATTCGCAAGCAAGTGTCTGGATCGGGCGAATTTGCTAAAGTGCGTCAATATGTCGTTGGTGATGATCCACGAAAAATAAACTGGCATCAATCAGCAAAATTAAATGAAATGATGGTAAATGAGTATGAGCCAGAGCATGGTAAACAAATTATCATTATGATTGATTGTGGCAGAATGATGGGTGTCGAATTAGAAAAAGGTAACCGGCTAGAAAGAAGTATTGAAGCGGCCTTAACTGTTGCAACAGCAGCATTAGATCATGGTGATTATGTTTCTGTCGTTGCTTTTGCGAAGGATATTAATGTTTATGTTCCACCAGGGAAGGGCTTATCCCACCTGCAAACGATCTTACAAGCAATTTATTCGTTGAAAGTTGAAGCAACTGAATCAAATTATTTAGCTGCAGTTCAATTTATTCGAACTGAACAAACGAAGCGGAGTATGGTGATATTATTTAGTGATGTTAATCAATTTTTCTTAGATAAGCAAACTTTGTTCTTGATCAAGCAGTTGAAAAAAAGGCACTTATTTATTGGCATTGGCATCAAGGATGAGTGGAAGCAACGAAATATTGCTCTACAACCAAATTCTATTTATGAGGCGATGAGAAAAACTGTTGCACAGCAAATTGAGTTATCGAACCGTAGGGAAATGCTCAAGTGGAAAAACCTTGGCCTCGATTTAATCGAAGCCAAGGCTGATAATTTAGCTGTAACGACAGTATCGTATTATATTGATCAGTTAAACCGTGGTGTGCTTTAATTGACGGAAGCGTCCATATAGTAAATAGCCGACAAAAGCAACTAAGGTAATTACAGCAACTAAATATTTTGTTTCTAGTGAAAGGTCCGCTGGGGTGATAAAGCCTTCAATAATGCCAGCTATAACAAATAGTGGTATCGTTCCGAGCAATAGTTGAACAGATCTCATTGCGTAAATTTTCAACTGAACAGAACGCTTTAATTTTCCTGGTACTAACAGCTTATAGCCCATCAACAGTCCAGCACCGCCAGCGATAAAGATGGCTAATAATTCAATGACACCATGAGGGACAATATAGGCCCAAAAGATATAAGAACTACGAGCATGCCAAAAGACGCCAGCAAGAGCACCAACCAATAGGCCGTTATAGATCATCACATAGACTGTTAAAAGACCACATGTTATCCCACCAGCAAATGCTAGGATAGCAACTTTAATGTTATTCGTCATAATTGCGACAGACATCGTTGCACCATCAATTTGATTTGCCTGTGCATTAGAGGCTAATTCCTCTGGATTTACAATTGTTGCAAACATGTCTGGAAGTAAAATATCTAAATTCAGTGGATCTTGAATGACAATAATAAAACCGACTAAACCACCGATTATGAATAGTAGCGCAGCAATTAAAATAGCACGCCATTGTTCAAGAAATAAGCCAACAAATTTTTCAAATAAGAAGGTTCTTAATTGCTTCCATGATGAGTTTTCTGTTTGATAAATTATATTATGTGCCTGACTAACGAGTTGATTTAAATGAACGGTCACGCTAGAGTCAGGGAAAAAGGTTTGGCTATAGGATAGATTTTGAGCTGTTTTTTGATACAGATGATCAAATTTTTCTATATTTTGATTCGTTGGTTTTGCTCGATTTTTATTAAATAGGTTGATCATCTGCTCAAGCTGTTGCCAGTCTTTACGGTTTTGTTGAATAAATGTTTTTAAATTCATCGATTGAACCACCTTCTGCTTGCAAATTATGGTTATCAACAGTATACCATTTTTTAGAGTGATTAATAGAGAGGAATTAAAATATGTTAGAACAATCTGAAATTAAAACACCCGAGCATGTAACAATTAGATATAGTTATGCTGGTTTAGGTAGCCGTGCTGCTGCTTTTATGATTGACCAGTTTATTATTGTGCTCGTTTATCTCGTGCTTTTTTTCAGTCTCGTATTTATTTTTGAATCACATTTTTTTGCCATTAATGAAGACCAACTTTTTCTGTTTATTTTAGCTGGTGCCTTACTACTTGTTTTTCTAATTGAGTGGAGTTATTTCATTTTGTTTGAGTTTTTCTGGAGAGGAAAAACACCAGGCAAGAAGATTATCGGTATTCGTGTAATCAAGGATAATGGTCATCGACTTACTTTACTGTCAAGTATTATCCGTAATTTAATGCGTATAATTGATAACTTACCAACAAGCTATTTAACTGGAATCTTACTGATTCTCTTTCATTCTGAGAATAAACGTCTTGGTGATTTAACGGCGGGAACGATTGTCGTTCATGATCGTGAACGTAGTAGAAAAATTAAGAGAAACGACCCAATTGGTAAAGTATTAAGGTTAAATAATTGGACGATCAATGATTATTCATTTGATCCATTTCTCCTTGGGCAATTGCAAGAAAAAGATTATCAGCTAGTTGAGACGTATTGCAAGCGATACGCTACGTTACCTGATTACGAAAGAGATCACTTGACGCGGAAGGTAGCTGAAATTATTTTACCGAAGCTAGGCATAGATACAGCAATTGCTCAAACGAGGGTTGTTGAACAAATTTTATTTGTCTTGTATTTGAATTTGAGGGAAGAGTGGAGTTATTAAGTTAGAAGCAGCTTTATAAAAAGTTTTATTGTGGTTATGATAACGCTAGCTGGGATATATCTGATCGTGCGATTAATAAGAAAAAAGAATGTTAGATATTACGTTAACATTCTTTTTCCTATTTTTATCGTTTTAATTTATTAATGATTGTAGTGGTGCGGGGATTCTTCCGCCACGCTTGATCATTTTTGCTGAGCTAAATGGCTTAACACCAATGATAGGCGCACGCCCAAGCAATCCGCCAAATTCGACAATTTCCCCTTCTTCTTTGCCGATCACTGGAATGACTCGTACTGCTGTCGTTTTCTTATTAATCATTCCAATTGCTGCCTCATCAGCGATAATACCAGCGATTGTTTCTGGTGTTGCATCTCCAGATAGTGCAATCATATCTAGTCCAACCGAACAAACACAGGTCATTGCCTCAAGCTTATCTAAAGTGAGTGAACCTTTTTCAATTCCACGAATCATTCCATTATCTTCACTAACAGGAATAAACGCCCCACTAAGTCCACCAACGTAAGAACTTGCCATTGCGCCACCTTTTTTAACTGCATCATTCATTAATGCAAGTGCCGCAATTGTCCCATGTGTACCAACACTTTCTAGTCCAATTTCCTCTAATATTTCGGCAACACTATCATTTGTTGCATTTGTAGGAGCAAGTGATAGGTCCATAATCCCGAATGGAACATTTAATCTTTCGGCAACGACACGGCCTAACAATTCACCAGCTCTTGTGATTTTGAAGGCTGTTTTCTTAATCACATCAGCCACTTCACCTAAATCTGCATTTGGGTAGCGTTTTAACGCATTAAGAACAACTCCTGGTCCACTGACACCTACACTTAAAACAGCCTCACCTTCACCACTTCCGTGAAAAGCTCCAGCCATAAATGGATTATCTTCAACTGGATTACAGAAGGCAACAAATTTAGCACAGCCGATACTTTGGTTATCCTTAGTTAACTCAGCGGTTTCTTTTATAATTTCACCTAGCTTACCGACTGCATCCATATTTATTCCTGCTCGTGTAGAGCCGATTGAAACAGAGCTACACACTCGGTCAGTAGAAGCAAGTGCCTCAGGAATTGCATTTAAAAGCGTTACATCGCTATTTGTCATCCCTTTATGAACAAGCGCTGAGAAACCTCCAATAAAATCAACATCCGTATCTTTAGCAGCTTTGTCTAAAACTTGTGCCAGCTCAACCGCCTGTTCAACGGTTGCATCACCTAATATTTCAGCAATTGGTGTAATTGATACACGTTTATTAATTATCGGAATTCCGTATTCTTTAGCTACTTGTTCAGCAGTAGTTTTAAGATTACCTGCGTAATCAACGATTTTATCATAGACTTTCTTTTTTAATATATCAAAATTACTATCTGCACAATTGCGTAAACTGATCCCCATAGTTACAGTTCTAATATCTAGACTTTCTAACTCCACCATGCGGATTGTTTCTTGAATTTCACTGTAAGCGATTGTCACTCAAATTCCCCCTTAAATCCGATGCATTGCTTTAAAAACATCCTCAAGCTGAATGCTTATACTCAGACTCATCTCTTTTTCAACTCGTTCAAATTCTTCTAACAGTTCTTCTAATCGACCTTGATCACTTATATCCACAATCATCATCATCGTAAAATAGTCTTGTAAAATCGTTTGACTAATATCATGGATATTCATGTTATAATTAGCTAAAACACCAGTTACGCGGGCGATAATCCCTACTTGATCCTTTCCAACTACAGTTACAACAGCACGTTTTTGCATCCTCATCACCTCATTTTATTTTTTCTATAAAAAAAAAGACTGGAGTTTTTTCTCCAATCTCAGTGTTAACAATAAAATCAGTTTGTGATTTTGTTGTCTTCTGTCCTTCTACCTGAGATTGTGAATCCTTCGGTGTCGCCTAAGCGAGCTCTCCAGAAGCTGCTCCGATTATAGTGTTACCCATAA
This window contains:
- a CDS encoding DUF4350 domain-containing protein gives rise to the protein MIKQFISEKKSILLFLSLIGLLIIASFYLAEPALEEYPAYRVDSPAPDGTKAFYQSLETLSVPVERFTKHPNQLKVDGDIALFLFGPPLLMEQHLIDHYLNFVDRGGTIFIVADQHTELFPFNIEPVSLLDESGSINVDGELYQAELNSWIRLSPSADDQILITDDYGVIALSKSFGSGEIIQMIEPSWFTNELILAEDHLEIIASVLSDKDFDRLYFETYHYLTGTKLTVLDITPDPILLLGMILITLVVMYLWLKGKRFGPALSLREQEVRFGDERIRALANWQIKGRNFHEALMTQVNFLKLTIFERVGIPTSTDMSDYQQVLQRLLVDYTDKSIKEFIDQLEAVLDSGHVNKQEFLEWTKRIDQIQRRVEAK
- a CDS encoding AAA family ATPase produces the protein MRAELTSLMEQYQERIIGQDENLTYLLTVLLADGHVLIEGVPGTGKTKMVKTLATLVGGKFNRIQFTPDLLPSDITGSKIFNMKESQFETLKGPVFTNVLLADEINRTPAKTQAALLEAMEEKQVTIQGETFLLPDLFFVAATQNPIEYEGTYPLPEAQQDRFMMKLIVDFPNLEAETQVLTNVINEAKTGQMPVSLLTEASLSQVKKDVKGVEIKDSVKQYIVEIIRKTREQEAVQYGASTRAAIAIAKTAQAWAYLAGRDYVTPDDVKQVVRPCLRHRILLSPYAEVEGTDVDNIIASIVGTIPVPR
- a CDS encoding DUF58 domain-containing protein codes for the protein MQKWREQTLTISLRQLWARFLFQDRGIIPTKRLIYLISSLGLILFVISFFRFNLIIFASVIVSVLLLSLLDLLFSPNRKQLTLERSLPKQVERHQEESLRLIITNKGDKPAQFIWTDDLPESISTTRPTLTTIEANQTLTIDQPVQANQRGLFPIKNVYLRYQSLFGLWQKQRMFVIENTIKVIPNLSESRDYLSSAQKYLLHEGSKIRKQVSGSGEFAKVRQYVVGDDPRKINWHQSAKLNEMMVNEYEPEHGKQIIIMIDCGRMMGVELEKGNRLERSIEAALTVATAALDHGDYVSVVAFAKDINVYVPPGKGLSHLQTILQAIYSLKVEATESNYLAAVQFIRTEQTKRSMVILFSDVNQFFLDKQTLFLIKQLKKRHLFIGIGIKDEWKQRNIALQPNSIYEAMRKTVAQQIELSNRREMLKWKNLGLDLIEAKADNLAVTTVSYYIDQLNRGVL
- a CDS encoding stage II sporulation protein M, which translates into the protein MNLKTFIQQNRKDWQQLEQMINLFNKNRAKPTNQNIEKFDHLYQKTAQNLSYSQTFFPDSSVTVHLNQLVSQAHNIIYQTENSSWKQLRTFLFEKFVGLFLEQWRAILIAALLFIIGGLVGFIIVIQDPLNLDILLPDMFATIVNPEELASNAQANQIDGATMSVAIMTNNIKVAILAFAGGITCGLLTVYVMIYNGLLVGALAGVFWHARSSYIFWAYIVPHGVIELLAIFIAGGAGLLMGYKLLVPGKLKRSVQLKIYAMRSVQLLLGTIPLFVIAGIIEGFITPADLSLETKYLVAVITLVAFVGYLLYGRFRQLKHTTV
- a CDS encoding RDD family protein, with translation MLEQSEIKTPEHVTIRYSYAGLGSRAAAFMIDQFIIVLVYLVLFFSLVFIFESHFFAINEDQLFLFILAGALLLVFLIEWSYFILFEFFWRGKTPGKKIIGIRVIKDNGHRLTLLSSIIRNLMRIIDNLPTSYLTGILLILFHSENKRLGDLTAGTIVVHDRERSRKIKRNDPIGKVLRLNNWTINDYSFDPFLLGQLQEKDYQLVETYCKRYATLPDYERDHLTRKVAEIILPKLGIDTAIAQTRVVEQILFVLYLNLREEWSY
- a CDS encoding PFL family protein — protein: MTIAYSEIQETIRMVELESLDIRTVTMGISLRNCADSNFDILKKKVYDKIVDYAGNLKTTAEQVAKEYGIPIINKRVSITPIAEILGDATVEQAVELAQVLDKAAKDTDVDFIGGFSALVHKGMTNSDVTLLNAIPEALASTDRVCSSVSIGSTRAGINMDAVGKLGEIIKETAELTKDNQSIGCAKFVAFCNPVEDNPFMAGAFHGSGEGEAVLSVGVSGPGVVLNALKRYPNADLGEVADVIKKTAFKITRAGELLGRVVAERLNVPFGIMDLSLAPTNATNDSVAEILEEIGLESVGTHGTIAALALMNDAVKKGGAMASSYVGGLSGAFIPVSEDNGMIRGIEKGSLTLDKLEAMTCVCSVGLDMIALSGDATPETIAGIIADEAAIGMINKKTTAVRVIPVIGKEEGEIVEFGGLLGRAPIIGVKPFSSAKMIKRGGRIPAPLQSLIN
- a CDS encoding ACT domain-containing protein translates to MQKRAVVTVVGKDQVGIIARVTGVLANYNMNIHDISQTILQDYFTMMMIVDISDQGRLEELLEEFERVEKEMSLSISIQLEDVFKAMHRI